The genomic DNA GGAGGAGCAGGTCGCCGGGCCGCTGGACGAGGACGTCCACGAGACGGCCCGCGGCGTGCTCGACATCGTCGAGCGCGACATGTCCAACGAGCTGCGGGGCCTCATCCTCGGGCTGGGCTACTCGCCCGAGAACTACACCCTCATCTCCTACGGCGGCGGCGGGCCGCTCCACGCCGCGGGGTACACGCGCAACCTGGACTTCCAGGACGTCATCATCCCGCAGTGGGCCGCGGCGTTCTCGGCGTTCGGCTGTGCCTGTGCGGACGCCGCCTACCGGTACGACCAGCAGATAGACGCCATCCTGCAGCCGGACTTCTCGAACGACGCGATGGTCGCCGCCGAGATACAGCAGACGCTGGACGCGCTGGAGGAGGAGGCCGTCACGGCGTTCGAGCGCGACGGCGTCGACGCCGAGGACGTGGCGTTCCAGCCCGCGCTCCGCATCCAGTACCTCGGGATGCTCGACGACCTGGAGGTCGCCATCGGCGACGAACAGCTGGCGGGCGGCTTCGGCGGCGAGGACCTCCGGGCCGTCATCGAGGACTACGAGGCGAAGTTCGACCAGGTGTTCCAGCGCGCGGCGAAGTCGCCGGAGAACGGCTACCAGATCACGATGGCCATCGGCGTCGGCGTCGGCCCCTCGGCCAAACCCGACGTGCCCGAGGAGCCGCTGCAGGGCGAGACGCCCGACGAGGGCGCCCACAAGGGCCAACGGGACATCTACTGGGACGGCGACTGGCACACCGCGGACCTCTGGCAGATGCGCCAGCTGGCCCCCGGCAACGTCGTCCGGGGCGGCGCCGTCGTCGAGGCACCGGCCACGACCATCCTCGTCCCGCCCGGCTTCGAGGCCGAACTGGACGAGAACCGCATCTACCACCTCACAGAGACATGACCACGAGCGACCACCACGTACCGACACGGACCCGGGGGATACCCCCACGGAGGCGACGATGAGCATCGAGAACGAGCGCGTCGCGGGCGAGAAACGACGCGTCAGGGAGGACGGCGACGAGATCGGCTGGGACGGCAGGTCCCTGCAGGAGATGCTCCGCGAGACAGAGGCGCTGACCGAGGAGACTGGCCGTTACCGCGGGCTCGAGCGCCTGGAGATGAAAGAGGAGTCCCGCTTCGAGTACGAGCGGCTCTACTCCCGGCTCCGGGGCGCACTCGTCAGCGCCCGCGAGACCGCCCTGCACGTCTCGGCGTCACCCATCGTCCGCGAGATCGGGGAGCTGTGCTTCCAGATCTACACGCCCGAGGGTGATTCCATCGCCGTCTCCACGGGCATCATCGTCCACGTCCACACCGGCTCGCTCGCCATCAAGTGGATGATCGAGCAGGACTACGAGCACGACCGCGGCATCGAGCCCGGCGACATCTTCTGCAACAACGACAACGACCTCGGCAACGTCCACACCACGGACGTCCACACCATCGTCCCCATCTTCCACGACGGCGAGCTGGTGGCGTGGGCCGACGGCGTCACCCACGAGATCGACATCGGCGGGATGTCGGCGGGCCACACCAGTCCGGTCCACACCCGCCGGTTCGAGGACGGCATCTACGCCACCTGCGAGAAGGTCGGCAAGGACGACGAGCGCTTCCAGGACTGGAAGGTGCGGGGCGAGCGCTCCACCCGAACCCCGCAGTACTGGGACCTCGACGAGAAGTGCCGCATCGCGGGCTGTCACATGATCCGCGAGGCTGTCCACGACATCATCGACGACGTGGGGGCCGAGACGTTCAAGCAGTTCACCCGCGAGGCCGTCGAGGAGGGGCGCCAGACGATGGAGTCCCGCGTGCAGGAGCGCCTGTTCCCCGGGACCTACCAGAGCACGTCGTTCGCGGCGATGCCGTTCGAGGAGGAGGGCTGGAAGCCCGAACAGCAGCGCGACCACCTCATCCACCTGCCCGTCGAGATGGAGGTGGAGACGGACGGGACCATGTCCGTCGACATGGAGGGCGCCAGCCCGCAGGGCGACCACTCGTTCAACGCGGCCGAGGGGTCGATGACCGGCGGGCTGTGGGTGTCGATGACCCAGTGCCTGCTCCACGACGGGAAGGTCAACGACGGGAGCCACATCGCCCTCGATACCAACTTCCCCGAGGGCTCGATCACGAACCCGGACGACCCGCAGCTGTCGTTCCACGCGCCGTGGGGGACCATCATGCCGACGTTCCAGTCGGTCTGGCAGAACGTCTCGCAGGGCTTCTTCTCGCGGGGCTTCCGCGAGGAGGTCGTCACCGGCTACTCCGAGACCTCGGACACCCTGCAGGGCGGCGGGACGCTGATGGAGTCGATGGCCCAGCTCATCCCGGACGAGGTGGGCGACTACTACCCCATCGGCCCGTTCGACCTCTCCTGCCAGGGGCTCGGCGCCTCGGCGGTCCGGGACGGTCTCGACTGGGGGTACGCGATGTGGAATCCAGAGTCCGACATGGGCGACATCGAGGAGTGGGAGCTCACCCAGTGGGGCACGCAGTACCTCTCCCGGCAGGTCAAGACCGATTCGGCCGGCCACGGCAAGTACCGCGGCGGCTCCGGCTGGGAGGGCGTCATGACGTTCATGGGCAACGACGAGGCGTCGCTGCTGAAGACGGCCCAGCCGGACGTGACGTTCTCCGTCGCCGGCATGAGCGGCGGCTATCCGGGGTCGACGAAGTACGCCGTCCGCGCACACGATACGGACCTGCAGGCGCGGGCGCGGCAGGAGGAGCCGTACCCGGTCGGCGATACGCCGCCCGGGACCTTCGAGGAGGACATCGACGGCGACATCGTCCGCACGGAGCGGGGCACCTACTTCCCCAAGCAGTTCGACAACTACGACCTCGTCCACTTCCAGATGGGTGGCGGTCCCGGCTGGGGTGACCCGCTGGACCGCCCCGTCGAGAAGGTCGTCGAGGACGTCGAGGACCAGATCTTCTCGCCCGGGACCGTCGAGGACGTCTACGGCGTCGTCGGCGAGTTCGACGAGGACACGCTCGACTTCGAGATCGACGAGGACGCGACCGACGAGGCACGCGAGCGCATCCGCGAGCGTCGTGACGCCGAATCGATGACCTACGACGAGTTCTTCGACCAGGAGCGACAGCGCGTGGCCGAGGCCGACGTGAGCGATCAGGTCGCCACGATGTACGAGGAGGTGTTCGACATCTCGGAGGCGTTCGCCGAGGAGTTCGAAGCGTTCTGGGGTACCAAAGGAGGGCTCGGATAATGACGGAACACGGCAGCCAGGAGGAGACGGACCGCCAGCAGATCGCGAAGCTCATCGAGGGTGAACTCCCCTGGGATGAACTCCGCAACGACGTGCTCCCGGATCCGAAGGACGGGCAGCGCTTCGAGACTACTCGGGAGATCATCCAGTCGAAGGTCGGCTGGGACGACCCCGTTCTCGTCCCGCTGAACGACAAGCTGTACGCCGTCGGCACCGACGACGGCCGACGGGTGCGGTGTGAGTGCGGCCACGACTTCTGCGACCTCGACGAGCACTGGAAGGAGCACGCCCGCGTCCGGGTCCGCGAGGACGTCGAGGAGATGGAGGAGATCTACCCGCAGCACCAGACCCCGCACCCGGAGTGGACGTTCCAGCTCCGCGAGTGGTTCTGTCCCGGCTGCTTCGCGCAGGTCGACGTCGACGCGGTGCCCGCGACCTACCCGGTCAAGCGGGCGTTCGACCCCGATATCGACGCCTTCTACGAGGAGTGGCTCGGGAAACCCGCGCCCGACCGGCGCGACGGGGCGGCGGACTGAGCCGCCTCATCCGGCCCACTCGGTCACGTTCTCGTCGACCACCGCGACGGCCTCGGCCGTGTCCGCGACCGATGCCTCGGGCGGGTGCTCCAGCACGGTGATGCCACAGTTGGCCATCGAGTGCTCGAGGAAGGCCTCGCGCACGTCGAGGGCCTTGACGTGGCCCAGCAGGAGGTGGATGGGGCCACCGTGCGTGACGACCAGCACCGTCTCGTCGCCGTCGGCCGCGTCGAGCAGGTCGGCCCACCCCGTCAGCACGCGCTCGCGCAGGGCCAGCAGCGACTCGCCGCCCTCGGGTGTCTCCGAGGCGGCCCGCACCGCGGCCTCGCCCAGCCCGAACTCCGGGAACCGCTCGTATATGTCGGCGTAGGTGAGTCCCTGGTAGACCCCGAGGTCGCGCTCGCGCCAGGCCCGCGTGTACTCGACGCGCTCGCCGGCCGGGTCGAGGCCGAGCGGGTCACAGAGGCGCGCGGCGGTCTCTCGCGTCCGCAGGAGGTCCGAACAGACCGCCCGGTCGACGTCGTACTCCCCGGCGAGGTACTCGCCCGCGGCGACGGCCTGCTCGCGGCCCCGCTCGTTCAGCGGCACCGGCGCCCAGCCCTGCATCCGACCCTCGCTGTTCCAGTCGGTCTGTCCGTGCCGGACGACGACGGCCGTGGTCATACCATGCCCTGGGGCGGGTTCCCCTATTCCCCTTCCGTCTCGCTCGCTCGGCCGTCGTCGGCCGGCGCGTCCTCGCTGGCGGCCACCCGCTCCTCGACCGCGGCGGTCGTCTCCAGGGCCGCGTCGTCGGCGTCGGTGGCCGCCCCGCCGTCGCCCTCTCCGTCACGTCCGGCCGGGTGTCGGTCGTCGTGCTGTGGGAGGGGCTCGTGCAGCGGCGCGGCGTCCCGGACCACCTCGACCGTCGTCCCGGCACCGCTGCGGTGGACGCGGAGTTCGGCGAGGGCGGTGTTCTCCGGCCAGCCCTCGCCCATCGCGGTCTCGAAGTTCTGTCCGCGGACGTGCGCGAGCAGGATGAACAGCGGTCCGCCGTGGCTCACGACCAGCACCGTCTCGTCGGGCCCGGCGTCGGCGAGGAGCGCCTCCCAGCCGTCGATGACGCGCTCGCGGGCGTCGACAAGCGACTCCCCGCCCGGTGGGGTCGCCTCCATGGCCGCCGTCCCGGACGCGA from Haloglomus litoreum includes the following:
- a CDS encoding acetone carboxylase subunit gamma; its protein translation is MTEHGSQEETDRQQIAKLIEGELPWDELRNDVLPDPKDGQRFETTREIIQSKVGWDDPVLVPLNDKLYAVGTDDGRRVRCECGHDFCDLDEHWKEHARVRVREDVEEMEEIYPQHQTPHPEWTFQLREWFCPGCFAQVDVDAVPATYPVKRAFDPDIDAFYEEWLGKPAPDRRDGAAD
- a CDS encoding histidine phosphatase family protein; this translates as MTTVLLLRHGETTWNREGRMQGWAPTPLTERGREQARRAGAAIAEAYAVDRIVASDLRRTRETTAELLASLDVEPSFDGRWRERSFGDLQGLTVEEVFEGHPEYSLLASGTAAMEATPPGGESLVDARERVIDGWEALLADAGPDETVLVVSHGGPLFILLAHVRGQNFETAMGEGWPENTALAELRVHRSGAGTTVEVVRDAAPLHEPLPQHDDRHPAGRDGEGDGGAATDADDAALETTAAVEERVAASEDAPADDGRASETEGE
- a CDS encoding hydantoinase B/oxoprolinase family protein; this encodes MSIENERVAGEKRRVREDGDEIGWDGRSLQEMLRETEALTEETGRYRGLERLEMKEESRFEYERLYSRLRGALVSARETALHVSASPIVREIGELCFQIYTPEGDSIAVSTGIIVHVHTGSLAIKWMIEQDYEHDRGIEPGDIFCNNDNDLGNVHTTDVHTIVPIFHDGELVAWADGVTHEIDIGGMSAGHTSPVHTRRFEDGIYATCEKVGKDDERFQDWKVRGERSTRTPQYWDLDEKCRIAGCHMIREAVHDIIDDVGAETFKQFTREAVEEGRQTMESRVQERLFPGTYQSTSFAAMPFEEEGWKPEQQRDHLIHLPVEMEVETDGTMSVDMEGASPQGDHSFNAAEGSMTGGLWVSMTQCLLHDGKVNDGSHIALDTNFPEGSITNPDDPQLSFHAPWGTIMPTFQSVWQNVSQGFFSRGFREEVVTGYSETSDTLQGGGTLMESMAQLIPDEVGDYYPIGPFDLSCQGLGASAVRDGLDWGYAMWNPESDMGDIEEWELTQWGTQYLSRQVKTDSAGHGKYRGGSGWEGVMTFMGNDEASLLKTAQPDVTFSVAGMSGGYPGSTKYAVRAHDTDLQARARQEEPYPVGDTPPGTFEEDIDGDIVRTERGTYFPKQFDNYDLVHFQMGGGPGWGDPLDRPVEKVVEDVEDQIFSPGTVEDVYGVVGEFDEDTLDFEIDEDATDEARERIRERRDAESMTYDEFFDQERQRVAEADVSDQVATMYEEVFDISEAFAEEFEAFWGTKGGLG
- a CDS encoding histidine phosphatase family protein gives rise to the protein MTTAVVVRHGQTDWNSEGRMQGWAPVPLNERGREQAVAAGEYLAGEYDVDRAVCSDLLRTRETAARLCDPLGLDPAGERVEYTRAWRERDLGVYQGLTYADIYERFPEFGLGEAAVRAASETPEGGESLLALRERVLTGWADLLDAADGDETVLVVTHGGPIHLLLGHVKALDVREAFLEHSMANCGITVLEHPPEASVADTAEAVAVVDENVTEWAG